One genomic region from Hyalangium ruber encodes:
- a CDS encoding acyl-CoA-binding protein, with translation MALAEDFKAAQERVKTLSTRPSNDTLLELYALFKQGTEGDVQGKRPGMLDLKGRAKYDAWAGRKGLSRDAAMQQYVQLVDRLLKG, from the coding sequence ATGGCACTGGCCGAGGACTTCAAGGCCGCGCAGGAGCGGGTCAAGACGCTGTCCACCCGTCCATCGAATGACACGCTGCTGGAGCTGTACGCGCTCTTCAAGCAGGGCACGGAGGGTGATGTGCAGGGCAAGCGGCCCGGGATGTTGGATTTGAAGGGCCGCGCCAAGTACGACGCCTGGGCCGGCCGCAAGGGGCTGAGCCGCGACGCGGCGATGCAGCAGTACGTACAGCTCGTGGACCGGCTGCTGAAGGGCTGA
- a CDS encoding gamma-glutamyltransferase family protein produces MNTARMCRWAVCGLLLGIGLAPTRLHAQQTAKPVLHGKHWVAITGKPLAATAGAMMFQKGGNAVDSACAMLAATSTMWDVLSWGGETQALIYDPRARKVVGINALGVAPTGATVEFFQKKNMKYPPEFGPLAAVTPGTPGGLMVMLSEYGTLSLKEVLGPAIQMADEGYPIEAQTANSIEKNKDKLKQWRYSREVMLPHAGQAREAPHPGEVFRQKDLAATLKKLVEAEQKALAAGKNRKQAIQAAYDRFYRGDIARELVRGVQEEGGLITLEDLARWKVHIEEPVKTTYKGVEVYKLTTWVQGPVLLQALNILETQDLKSMGYNSARYIHALYQAMNLAFADRDFYYGDPYFPPAEPVRGLLSKEYAKARAKLINWEKNDPNIKPGDPYAFQGESNPYVKLLEQWPPAPAPGANPNAPQPFTQPPGAPQPATPPTGAPQPGSQQASLEDFERAFFAGTTSIQAADEKGWVVSVTPSGGWVPAVIAGRTGVGLSQRMQSFVMDAAESPFNVLEPGKRPRATLTPSLALKDGKPYLSFAVQGGDSQDQNLLQFFLNVVEFGMTVQEASEAANINSFQMRTSFGDHAAKPGRVLLHQDVPPWVRSELKRMGYEMSFEPRTSGPINAIYFDHKNGTFWGGSSHHGEDYGIAW; encoded by the coding sequence ATGAACACTGCAAGGATGTGCCGCTGGGCCGTGTGCGGCCTGCTCCTCGGAATAGGCCTCGCGCCTACGCGGCTCCACGCGCAGCAGACCGCCAAGCCCGTGCTCCACGGCAAACACTGGGTGGCCATCACCGGCAAGCCGCTCGCGGCCACGGCGGGGGCCATGATGTTCCAGAAGGGCGGCAACGCGGTGGACTCCGCGTGCGCGATGCTCGCCGCCACCTCCACCATGTGGGACGTGCTGAGCTGGGGCGGAGAGACGCAGGCCCTCATCTATGACCCGCGCGCGCGCAAGGTGGTGGGCATCAACGCGCTCGGCGTGGCTCCCACGGGCGCCACCGTGGAGTTCTTCCAGAAGAAGAACATGAAGTACCCGCCCGAGTTCGGCCCGCTGGCCGCCGTCACCCCGGGCACACCAGGCGGCCTGATGGTGATGCTGTCGGAGTACGGGACGCTCTCGCTGAAAGAGGTGCTCGGGCCCGCCATCCAGATGGCCGACGAGGGCTACCCCATCGAGGCCCAGACCGCGAACAGCATCGAGAAGAACAAGGACAAGCTCAAACAGTGGCGCTACTCGCGCGAGGTGATGCTGCCGCACGCCGGGCAGGCCCGAGAGGCACCCCACCCTGGCGAGGTGTTCCGGCAGAAGGACCTGGCGGCCACGCTGAAGAAGCTGGTGGAGGCGGAGCAGAAGGCACTCGCGGCGGGCAAGAACCGCAAGCAGGCGATCCAGGCCGCCTATGACCGCTTCTACCGGGGAGACATCGCCCGCGAGCTGGTGCGGGGCGTGCAGGAGGAAGGCGGCCTCATCACCCTGGAGGACCTGGCGCGCTGGAAGGTCCACATCGAGGAGCCCGTGAAGACGACCTACAAGGGCGTCGAGGTCTACAAGCTGACCACGTGGGTGCAAGGGCCGGTGCTGCTCCAGGCGCTCAACATCCTGGAGACGCAGGATCTGAAGTCGATGGGCTACAACAGCGCTCGCTACATCCACGCGCTGTACCAGGCGATGAACCTGGCCTTCGCGGACCGGGACTTCTACTACGGAGACCCGTACTTCCCTCCGGCCGAGCCAGTACGAGGGCTGCTCTCCAAGGAGTACGCCAAAGCGCGAGCGAAGCTCATCAACTGGGAGAAGAACGACCCGAACATCAAGCCGGGAGACCCCTACGCCTTCCAGGGAGAGAGCAACCCGTACGTGAAGCTGCTGGAGCAGTGGCCTCCCGCTCCGGCGCCTGGCGCGAACCCGAATGCGCCCCAGCCCTTCACCCAGCCTCCCGGAGCGCCGCAGCCCGCTACACCGCCCACGGGCGCGCCGCAGCCGGGCTCCCAACAGGCGAGCCTGGAGGACTTCGAGCGCGCCTTCTTCGCGGGGACGACCTCCATCCAGGCCGCGGATGAGAAGGGATGGGTGGTGTCGGTGACGCCCAGCGGCGGCTGGGTGCCCGCCGTCATCGCCGGACGCACGGGAGTGGGACTGAGCCAGCGGATGCAGAGCTTCGTGATGGACGCGGCGGAGAGCCCGTTCAATGTGCTGGAGCCGGGCAAGCGCCCCCGCGCGACGCTGACGCCGAGCCTGGCGCTGAAGGACGGCAAGCCGTACCTCTCCTTCGCGGTGCAGGGCGGAGACAGCCAGGACCAGAACCTGCTGCAGTTCTTCCTGAACGTGGTGGAGTTCGGGATGACGGTGCAGGAGGCGTCCGAGGCGGCCAACATCAACAGCTTCCAGATGCGCACCTCGTTCGGAGACCACGCGGCGAAGCCAGGCCGGGTGCTGCTGCACCAGGACGTGCCGCCCTGGGTGCGCTCCGAACTCAAGCGCATGGGCTACGAGATGAGCTTCGAGCCACGCACCTCGGGTCCCATCAACGCCATCTACTTCGACCACAAGAATGGCACCTTCTGGGGTGGCTCCAGCCATCACGGCGAAGACTACGGCATCGCCTGGTAG
- a CDS encoding CocE/NonD family hydrolase, translated as MSSLPRSLVALALIAFALPAWAQAPAKPPKSPKEEQAEQRAEYIRSRYSKFEYRIPMRDGVRLFTSVYVPNEASAGKRYPILFTRTPYTVAPYGAERYKRALGPSEAYEKEGFIFVFQDVRGRNMSEGTFMDVRPQVATKRGPKDIDESTDAYDTIQWLVKNVPNNNNRVGMYGISYPGFYTSAGAIDSHPALKAVSPQAPIADWFWDDMHRHGAFNLALAFNFFSGFGKPRPQPIAPEDWEHFEHGTPDGYQFFLEMGPLSNADARYFKGDIAFWKDVVAHPNYDAFWKARSILPHLRNIKAAVMVVGGWYDTEDLYGPLHTYAAIEKQNPGTQNMLVMGPWPHGGWQRTEGLSLGDVDFGFPTSNTYLELSLAFFKHHLKEGPKPALPEALVFETGANRWRGFESWPPKGVREEKLYFQPKGGLAFKPPTGTGHLFDEYPSDPSRPVPYTAEITPGWAKNYMTEDQRFASRRPDVLVFQTEPLEKDLTLAGPLEAELWVSTTGTDADWVVKLVDVNPGKMPGWTRADDEAGKRNQGSQQTLVRGEPFRGRFRESYSEPKPFKPGEPTKVRFVINDVFHTFQRGHRVMIQVQSSWFPFIDRNPQTYVPNIFEAKEEDFVRATHRVYRSPANPSFLKVNVLPSADE; from the coding sequence ATGTCCTCCCTACCCCGTTCTCTCGTAGCGCTCGCGCTGATCGCCTTCGCCCTGCCAGCGTGGGCGCAGGCGCCCGCGAAGCCTCCGAAGTCGCCCAAGGAAGAGCAGGCGGAGCAGCGCGCCGAGTACATCCGCTCGCGCTACAGCAAGTTCGAGTACCGCATCCCCATGCGGGACGGCGTGCGGCTGTTCACGTCCGTCTACGTCCCCAACGAAGCGAGCGCCGGCAAGCGCTACCCCATCCTGTTCACGCGCACGCCGTACACGGTCGCGCCCTATGGAGCGGAGCGCTACAAGCGGGCGCTCGGCCCCAGCGAGGCGTACGAGAAGGAGGGCTTCATCTTCGTCTTCCAGGACGTGCGCGGCCGGAACATGTCCGAGGGCACCTTCATGGACGTGCGCCCGCAGGTGGCGACGAAGCGCGGGCCGAAGGACATCGACGAGAGCACCGACGCGTACGACACCATCCAGTGGCTGGTGAAGAACGTGCCGAACAACAACAACCGCGTGGGGATGTACGGCATCTCCTATCCCGGCTTCTACACCTCGGCGGGCGCCATCGACTCGCACCCGGCGCTCAAGGCGGTGTCTCCGCAGGCGCCCATCGCCGACTGGTTCTGGGATGACATGCACCGGCACGGCGCCTTCAACCTGGCGCTGGCGTTCAACTTCTTCTCGGGGTTCGGCAAGCCCCGTCCCCAGCCCATCGCCCCCGAGGACTGGGAGCACTTCGAGCACGGCACGCCAGACGGCTACCAGTTCTTCCTGGAGATGGGGCCGCTGAGCAACGCGGACGCGCGCTACTTCAAGGGAGACATCGCGTTCTGGAAGGACGTCGTGGCGCACCCCAACTACGACGCGTTCTGGAAGGCGCGGAGCATCCTGCCGCACCTGCGCAACATCAAGGCCGCGGTGATGGTGGTGGGTGGCTGGTACGACACTGAGGATCTCTACGGGCCGCTGCACACCTACGCCGCCATCGAGAAGCAGAACCCGGGCACCCAGAACATGCTGGTCATGGGCCCATGGCCGCACGGCGGCTGGCAGCGCACGGAGGGCCTCTCGCTGGGCGACGTGGACTTCGGCTTCCCCACGAGCAACACCTACCTGGAGCTGTCACTCGCCTTCTTCAAGCACCACCTCAAGGAGGGGCCCAAGCCGGCCCTGCCCGAGGCGCTGGTGTTCGAGACGGGAGCCAACCGCTGGCGCGGCTTCGAGTCCTGGCCGCCCAAGGGTGTGCGCGAGGAGAAGCTCTACTTCCAGCCCAAGGGAGGCCTGGCGTTCAAGCCGCCCACGGGCACGGGGCACCTCTTCGATGAGTACCCGAGCGATCCATCGCGGCCCGTGCCCTACACGGCGGAGATCACCCCGGGCTGGGCGAAGAACTACATGACGGAGGACCAGCGCTTCGCCTCACGCCGGCCCGACGTGCTCGTCTTCCAGACGGAGCCGCTGGAGAAGGATCTGACGCTGGCGGGGCCGCTGGAGGCGGAGCTGTGGGTGTCCACCACGGGTACGGATGCGGACTGGGTGGTGAAGCTGGTCGACGTCAACCCGGGGAAGATGCCGGGCTGGACGCGAGCGGACGACGAGGCGGGGAAGCGCAACCAGGGCTCCCAGCAGACGCTCGTGCGTGGCGAGCCGTTCCGCGGCCGCTTCCGCGAGAGCTACTCCGAGCCCAAGCCCTTCAAGCCGGGAGAGCCGACGAAGGTGCGCTTCGTCATCAATGACGTCTTCCACACCTTCCAGCGGGGGCATCGGGTGATGATCCAGGTGCAGTCGAGCTGGTTCCCCTTCATCGATCGCAACCCGCAGACGTACGTCCCGAACATCTTCGAGGCGAAGGAGGAGGACTTCGTGCGAGCGACGCACCGCGTGTACCGCTCGCCCGCGAACCCCAGCTTCCTCAAGGTGAACGTGCTGCCCTCAGCGGACGAGTGA
- a CDS encoding PKD domain-containing protein, with the protein MVPLTSSVVVDAIETDRSWVCEGEPLGLSARFGGVAEPGAVYRWVWLTERGEAELHPGPTLSWKAPDRAGRYAVRFQVCKDLGGRRVGVLAERLIEIDVRSCGRGERQEYEPLRLAVTQRGQGAFSFQASYQGSERVEAYVWEFGDGSTTTTSEPQVEHAYAVQGMGAQETRSFTVKLSARLSRGGPLSATAFVQTRGQPASDELHPVVLEVSRWRPMPEGGWRSEVVARSVSSDITWDRLERVTQRWDGGVDVTTRKWSEVVRVDEGLERGGFRGHVRVSPSEAPPGTKQILDFLYGYDATGQEVVVSWSSFKSEAPPEPPKAVEPPPRK; encoded by the coding sequence ATGGTGCCGCTGACATCCAGCGTGGTGGTCGATGCGATTGAGACCGACCGCTCCTGGGTCTGCGAGGGCGAGCCACTGGGGCTGTCCGCGCGATTCGGTGGTGTCGCGGAGCCAGGGGCCGTGTACCGGTGGGTCTGGCTCACCGAGCGCGGAGAGGCGGAGCTTCATCCCGGACCGACGCTCTCGTGGAAGGCACCCGATAGGGCAGGGCGGTACGCCGTGCGCTTCCAGGTCTGCAAGGATCTCGGAGGGCGGCGAGTCGGGGTATTGGCCGAGCGGCTCATCGAGATCGACGTGCGTTCCTGTGGCCGAGGGGAGCGCCAGGAGTACGAGCCGCTGCGGTTGGCGGTCACCCAGCGCGGGCAAGGGGCCTTTTCGTTCCAGGCGAGCTACCAGGGCAGTGAGCGCGTCGAAGCCTACGTCTGGGAGTTTGGTGACGGCTCGACCACGACCACGAGCGAGCCCCAGGTCGAGCACGCCTATGCGGTCCAGGGGATGGGGGCACAGGAGACCCGGAGCTTCACCGTGAAGCTGTCCGCTCGCCTGTCTCGTGGAGGACCCCTCTCGGCGACGGCGTTCGTGCAGACCCGCGGGCAGCCCGCGAGCGATGAGCTCCACCCGGTAGTGCTCGAGGTCTCGCGGTGGCGTCCGATGCCGGAGGGCGGCTGGCGCAGCGAGGTGGTGGCGCGAAGTGTCTCGAGCGACATCACCTGGGATCGCCTCGAGCGCGTCACCCAACGCTGGGATGGTGGCGTGGACGTCACCACCCGGAAGTGGAGCGAGGTGGTCCGCGTGGACGAGGGGCTCGAGCGGGGCGGCTTCCGGGGGCATGTGCGGGTGAGCCCCTCGGAGGCGCCCCCGGGCACCAAGCAGATCCTCGACTTCCTGTATGGCTACGACGCCACCGGCCAGGAGGTGGTGGTGTCGTGGAGCTCCTTCAAGAGCGAGGCGCCCCCCGAGCCTCCCAAGGCCGTGGAGCCGCCGCCCCGGAAGTGA